The Streptomyces achromogenes DNA segment TGGTGAAGCCCGCGACGAAGTTGGACACAAGGTGCTGCGGTTCGCCGGCCGGCACGAACTCCTCGAACCGGTCGAGGACTTCCTCGAAGAACAGGCGCAGGGTGAGGCGTGCCACGGTCGCCCCCAGGCAGTAGTGGGTGCCGTAGCCGAAGGCGATGTGACGGTTGTCGGAGCGGCGGACGTCGAAGCGGTACGGCTCCGGGAAGACGTCGGCGTCACGGTTGGCGGAGCCGACCCACACGGCGACGGCCTCGCCCCGGGGCACCACTCCCCCGGCGATCTCCACATCGTCCACGGCATAGCGCAGGAAGCTGCTGGCCGGGGAGGTCCAGCGCAGCCCCTCCTCGACGAGCGAGGGGATCAGCCCGGGGTTCTCGCGCACGGCGCGGAGCTGGTCGGGGCGCTCCATCAGGGCGAGGACGGTGCCGGCCACGGTGTGCGGGGTGGTCGCGTTGGCGCCCAGGAGCAGGCTGTAGCAGTTGACGACCACCTCCTCGCGGGTCAGTTCGCCGTCCCGCATGGTCATCAGCAGCCGGAAGGCATCGTCGCCGTCGGTGCCCTTGCGGGCCTCGTACTGCGTGGCGAAGTACTCGAAGAGCTGGTGGTGCGCGATGGCGAGGGTGGCGTGCGGGTTGCGGATGGTGAACACCGGGTCCTGCGGGGCGGCGGCCATGCCCGTCCACTGGACCAGGTCCTTCCAGTCCGGCTCGGGCAGGTCCATCAAGGCGCCGGCGATCGCCATCGGCAGCATGGTGGCCTGCTGGGCCAGGTCCCAGACCGGCCCGTCGAGGGCGCCGGCGACCAGGGAGCGCACGGCGTCGCGGATGCGGTCCTCGCTGCGGGCCAGGCCGCGGCCGGTGAACATCTTGTTCAGGGGGCGGCGCAGTTCGCTGTGGCGGGGCGGGTCGGTGGCGACGAGCATCCGGCCGGAGGCGGCGTCGTCGTGTCCGAGCTGGCTGAGCAGGCTGCCGCGCTCGGAGGTGAACTCGCGGTGGCTGCCCAGGACCCGGCAGGCGTCGTGGTAGCGGGTGACGTTGAAGAAGGCGCGTGTGTCGGGCAGTTCGCTGCGGTGCAGCGGGGCCTGCTCGCGCATCACGGCCCAGGCGGCGTGGGGGTCCCCCTCGGCGTGGTAGGCCGCGTCGAACAGGTCGACGCGGGACAGGTCGACCGCGGCCCGGTCGGCGGCCGTGACGTCGGTCAGCTTCACCTGGTCACTCCCGCCTGCGTCAGGGACCGGGCCAGTCCGGCCGGGGTCGGGTCGAGGTAGAAGGAGATCGGGGAGATCTCCACGCCGAACTCGCGGTGCAGTTCGGCGATGAGCGCCACCGCGAGCAGCGAGTGCCCGCCGAGCTCGAAGAAGTCGTCGTCGGCGCCGATGCCCTCCAGTCCCAGGTGGTCGCACCACATGCCGGTGACGGCCTGCTCCAGGACGCCTTCGGGCGCGCGGTGGGAGGCGTTGACCTCGGGGCGCTCCTGGACGGAGCGCTGTTCCAGCGCGGTGCGGTCGACCTTGCCGTTCGGGGTGAGCGGGAGCTCGTCGACCACGCGCACCAGGGAGGGGACGGCGTAGGCGGGCAGGGTCTCGGCGAGCCGGGTGCGCATCTCGAGCGCGGAGGGCCGGGCCGCGGTGTCGGCGGGGACGACGTAGGCGATCAGCCGGCGGGTGCCGGAGCCGTCGCGCGGGGCGACGACCTCGGCGCGGGCGACCGCAGGCAGGGCGGTCAGCGCGGCCCCGACCTCGCCGGTCTCGATGCGGAAGCCGCGTACCTTGACCTGGCCGTCGGCGCGGCCGAGGAACTCCAGGGTGCCGTCGGCGGTGCGGCGTGCCAGGTCGCCGGTGCGGTACATGCGCTCGCCGGGGGCGCCGGTGGGGGCGGCGACGAAGCGGGCGGCGGTCAGGCCCGGGTTGCCGAGGTAGCCGTGGGCGAGGCCGGTGCCGGTCGCGTAGATCTCGCCGGTCTCGCCGTCGGCGACGGGGCGCAGCCGCTCGTCGAGGAGCAGGACGCCGGTGCCGGAGACGGGCCGGCCGACGGGGACGGCCGTCGCCCCGGTCGGCTCGGTCATGGCGTGCACGGTGGTGAACGTGGTGTTCTCGGTGGGCCCGTAGCCGTTGGCGACGACCGTGTGCGGGAGCGCGGCGAGCGCCCGGTCGACGTGTGCGGCCGAGAGGGTGTCGCCGCCGGCCAGCAGATGGCGCAGCGCGGGCAGGTCGCGCAGCCCGAGGTCCACGGCCTGGTGGAAGAGGCCCGCGGTCAGCCACATGACGCTGACCCGCTCCTCCCGTACGAAGGAGAGCAGTCCTTCCAGGGAGAGGTCGCCGTCGGGCGCGACGGCGAGGCGGGCGCCGTTCAGCAGGGCGCCCCAGATCTCCAGCGTGGAGGCGTCGAAGGCGAGCGGCGCGAAGTGCAGGAACACGTCGTCGGGCGTGGCGGTCAGGAAGTCCGCGCCGCGCACCAGGCGCAGCACCGCGCGGTGCGGGACGCACACGCCCTTCGGAGTGCCGGTGGAGCCGGAGGTGTAGGCGACGTAGGCGACGCGGTCACCGCCGGCGACGGGCGCCGGCGGGGCCGTCCCGGGCTCCGTCTCCTCCGACGGCTCGTCCAGGGGGACGAGCACGGTGTACGCGTCCCCGAGGTCGTCGGCGGCGCCCTTGTCGGCGAGCACCACGCGGACCGCGGCGTCGCGCAGGATCAGGTCGCGGCGTGCGGCCGGCTGGCGGCGGTCGAGGCCGAGGTAGGCCGCGCCCGCCTTGAGGACGGCGAGCAGGTGGACGGCGGTCGCGGCGCCGCGGCCGGCGGCGAGGGCGACGACCTCGCCGGGGCGTACGCCCTCGGCGCGCAGACGGTGGGCCAGCCGGTTCGCGCGGGCGTCGAGTTCGGCGTACGTCAGCGTGGCGTCGTCGCCGGTGACCGCGGTGCGGTGCGGGTGTTCGGCCGCGAGGCGGGCGAACAGGGAGTCGATGGTGTCGGTCATCAGTGGTGTCCTTCGGCGGGCGAGGAGACGGCCACGGCGGGCAGCGGGGCGCCGGGCAGGGCCAGCGAGTGCAGCAGCCGGGTCAGTTCGGCCGGGGCGTTCAGGAACGCGTAGTGCGCGCCGGGCAGTTCGGTGAAGGTGACCTGCTCGGACCACTCCTGCCAGCCGGTCAGCTCGGCGGGCTCGATCTCCGGGTCCTCGCTCC contains these protein-coding regions:
- a CDS encoding cytochrome P450, with amino-acid sequence MKLTDVTAADRAAVDLSRVDLFDAAYHAEGDPHAAWAVMREQAPLHRSELPDTRAFFNVTRYHDACRVLGSHREFTSERGSLLSQLGHDDAASGRMLVATDPPRHSELRRPLNKMFTGRGLARSEDRIRDAVRSLVAGALDGPVWDLAQQATMLPMAIAGALMDLPEPDWKDLVQWTGMAAAPQDPVFTIRNPHATLAIAHHQLFEYFATQYEARKGTDGDDAFRLLMTMRDGELTREEVVVNCYSLLLGANATTPHTVAGTVLALMERPDQLRAVRENPGLIPSLVEEGLRWTSPASSFLRYAVDDVEIAGGVVPRGEAVAVWVGSANRDADVFPEPYRFDVRRSDNRHIAFGYGTHYCLGATVARLTLRLFFEEVLDRFEEFVPAGEPQHLVSNFVAGFTSLPVRAVPRRVEAVAGR
- a CDS encoding non-ribosomal peptide synthetase, coding for MTDTIDSLFARLAAEHPHRTAVTGDDATLTYAELDARANRLAHRLRAEGVRPGEVVALAAGRGAATAVHLLAVLKAGAAYLGLDRRQPAARRDLILRDAAVRVVLADKGAADDLGDAYTVLVPLDEPSEETEPGTAPPAPVAGGDRVAYVAYTSGSTGTPKGVCVPHRAVLRLVRGADFLTATPDDVFLHFAPLAFDASTLEIWGALLNGARLAVAPDGDLSLEGLLSFVREERVSVMWLTAGLFHQAVDLGLRDLPALRHLLAGGDTLSAAHVDRALAALPHTVVANGYGPTENTTFTTVHAMTEPTGATAVPVGRPVSGTGVLLLDERLRPVADGETGEIYATGTGLAHGYLGNPGLTAARFVAAPTGAPGERMYRTGDLARRTADGTLEFLGRADGQVKVRGFRIETGEVGAALTALPAVARAEVVAPRDGSGTRRLIAYVVPADTAARPSALEMRTRLAETLPAYAVPSLVRVVDELPLTPNGKVDRTALEQRSVQERPEVNASHRAPEGVLEQAVTGMWCDHLGLEGIGADDDFFELGGHSLLAVALIAELHREFGVEISPISFYLDPTPAGLARSLTQAGVTR